In Cucurbita pepo subsp. pepo cultivar mu-cu-16 chromosome LG04, ASM280686v2, whole genome shotgun sequence, the following are encoded in one genomic region:
- the LOC111793082 gene encoding uridine-cytidine kinase C isoform X2 has protein sequence MEPHASYPRLTDYDTLLENIHGLRQGKSVQVPIYDFKTSSRVGYRTLEVPKSRIVIIEGIYALSEKLRPLLDLRVSITGGVHFDLVKRVLRDIQRAGQEPEEIIHQVSETVYPMYKAFIEPDLQTAHIRIINKFNPFTGFQNPTYILKSTKAVPMDQIKAVISENHKESAEETYDIYLLPPGEDPEACQSYLRMRNRDGKYNLMFEEWVTDIPFIISPRITFEVSVRLLGGLMALGYTIATILKRSSHIFSDDRVCVKIDWLEQLNRKYIQVQGKDRVHVKHIAAQLGLDGSYIPRTYIEQIQLEKLVNDVMALPDDLKTRLSIDDDSVSSPKEALSRASADRRNKYLNRGLSQSFSNRRDKSLSKLTKLAVNSGRFDVRAPDSPAVVSNQGAITQLSEQISTLSERMDEFTTRIDELNSKISTRNVSASQQNLSSQADASNNGSGATSIFISGLSNGALTGSLLSHSLSSSQLAKESPLLEEIQNIARAQRQIILQVDNLSNLLREYSSERSHRGKADNEGMWKIADFESIRNPLLLTLAVGSLGLLLFKSLRNDSF, from the exons ATGGAGCCACATGCTTCTT ACCCACGTCTAACGGATTATGATACATTGCTCGAAAATATTCATGGTTTAAGGCAAGGAAAATCAGTCCAGGTTCCTATTTATGATTTCAAGACCAGCAGTCGTGTGGGTTACAG AACTCTTGAAGTCCCCAAGTCAAGAATCGTCATTATTGAGGGCATATATGCTTTAAGTGAAAAACTACGTCCATTGCTAGATCTTCGTGTATCAATCACCGGTGGTGTTCATTTTGACTTGGTTAAACGGGTACTACGCGATATCCAGCGAGCTGGCCAAGAGCCAGAAGAAATAATACATCAAGTTTCCGAAACG GTTTATCCAATGTATAAAGCTTTTATAGAGCCAGATCTTCAGACTGCCCATATAAGAATTATCAACAAATTCAATCCCTTTACTGGTTTCCAGAATCCTACTTACATTCTTAAG TCAACAAAAGCAGTGCCTATGGATCAAATTAAGGCTGTTATATCTGAAAATCACAAGGAATCTGCAGAGGAAACTTATGACATTTATCTTCTACCTCCTGGTGAAGATCCTGAAGCTTGTCAATCCTATCTCAGGATGAGGAACAGGGATGGCAAATACAATCTCATGTTCGAG GAGTGGGTTACAGATATTCCATTCATAATATCGCCTAGAATAACGTTCGAAGTTAGTGTGCGCCTTCTTGGCGGGCTTATGGCACTGGGATACACAATTGCAACCATTCTTAAAAGAAGCAGCCACATATTCTCTGATGATAGGGTGTGTGTCAAGATTGATTGGTTGGAGCAACTTAACCGGAAATATATTCAG GTGCAAGGAAAAGATCGGGTCCATGTTAAGCACATTGCTGCGCAGTTGGGTTTGGATGGTTCCTATATCCCTCGAACCTATATAGAACAAATACAGCTAGAGAAGCTTGTCAACGATGTTATG GCCTTGCCAGATGATTTAAAAACCAGGCTCAGCATAGATGACGATTCAGTTTCGAGTCCAAAGGAAGCCCTTTCCCGAGCTTCTGCAGATAGGAGAAATAAGTACCTAAACCG TGGATTATCACAATCATTTTCCAATCGGAGGGACAAGAGCTTGTCAAAGCTGACAAAGCTTGCTGTTAATAGTGGAAGGTTTGATGTCAGGGCTCCGGATTCACCTGCAGTAGTCTCTAACCAG GGAGCCATTACACAACTTTCAGAACAGATTTCTACTCTCAGCGAGAGGATGGATGAGTTCACAACTCGTATTGATGAGCTGAACTCCAAGATCTCTACTAGAAACGTTTCTGCTAGCCAGCAGAACTTGTCTTCACAAGCCGATGCGAGCAACAACGGCTCTGGGGCAActtcaattttcatatctGGCTTGAGTAATGGTGCCTTAACTGGATCGCTGCTATCTCATTCTTTGTCGTCCTCCCAATTGGCTAAGGAATCTCCCCTGCTAGAAGAG ATACAAAATATAGCACGGGCGCAGCGTCAAATTATCCTCCAAGTTGACAATTTGAGCAATCTTCTCCGGGAGTACTCGAGCGAGAGGAGTCATCGGGGCAAAGCTGACAACGAGGGGATGTGGAAGATTGCTGATTTTGAATCCATCAGAAACCCACTTTTACTAACGCTTGCAGTTGGTAGTTTAGGCTTACTTTTGTTCAAGAGCCTCAGAAATGATTCCTTTTGA
- the LOC111793367 gene encoding tetraspanin-8-like, whose amino-acid sequence MPRLSNVVIGILNGCTLIIGLAATIASLYLRIRGVSTDCQKVIENPLLILGLLLLVLSLLGLVGSICRLNFMLYLYLTILFLLILGTLAFTIFAILVTNKGVGRTVSGKGYSEYRLGDYSHWLQKYVVNEEHWNEIRSCLVDARICDSLQNNIPQVPGEFYKKNLSPIQSGCCKPPSECGFELKNATLWTMPKSGPAVADTDCKKWSNDKYGLCYACNACKSGVLSNIRKDWRSFAIFNGCVLAFITIVYCIGCCATRNNKSRSSYPIMYGGRV is encoded by the exons ATGCCTCGCCTGAGCAACGTGGTGATCGGAATTCTGAACGGCTGCACTCTGATAATTGGCCTAGCCGCAACCATCGCCTCTCTGTACTTACGAATCCGCGGCGTCTCCACCGACTGCCAGAAGGTAATCGAAAACCCTCTCCTCATTCTCGGACTCCTCCTCCTCGTATTGTCGCTGTTAGGTCTGGTCGGATCCATCTGCCGTCTCAATTTCATGCTCTACCTGTACCTCACGATTCTGTTTCTCCTAATCCTCGGAACCCTGGCCTTCACGATTTTCGCGATTTTGGTCACGAACAAAGGCGTCGGAAGGACGGTGTCCGGGAAAGGATATAGTGAGTATCGCCTTGGAGATTACTCGCATTGGCTGCAGAAATATGTCGTGAATGAAGAACATTGGAATGAGATTAGGAGCTGTTTGGTTGATGCTAGGATTTGCGATAGTCTCCAAAATAACATTCCTCAAGTTCCCGGTGAATTTTACAAGAAGAATTTGTCTCCTATTCAG TCTGGATGCTGTAAGCCGCCATCGGAGTGTGGATTTGAGTTAAAGAACGCGACGTTGTGGACGATGCCGAAATCAGGGCCGGCGGTGGCGGATACGGATTGTAAAAAGTGGAGCAACGATAAGTATGGTCTGTGCTACGCGTGCAATGCGTGCAAAAGCGGAGTGTTGTCGAACATCAGGAAGGATTGGAGATCGTTCGCCATTTTTAATGGCTGCGTGCTTGCGTTCATTACCATTGTGTATTGCATCGGCTGTTGTGCAACGAGGAATAACAAGTCCCGTTCCAGTTACCCCATCATGTACGGTGGCCGTGTTTAA
- the LOC111793952 gene encoding enolase 1, chloroplastic — protein sequence MASLPSPPTTTTNLLNRSLLPSKPQSPIISIPSSSSSKPLRSHGVRCSVAAAPSVSTKASREFKLKSVKARQIIDSRGNPTVEVDLITDDLYRSAVPSGASTGIYEALELRDGDKSVYGGKGVLTAVKNINDILAPKLVGVDVRNQEDVDAIMLEIDGTTNKSKLGANAILGVSLSVCRAGAGAKRLPLYRHIQELSDTKELVMPVPAFNVINGGSHAGNNLAMQEFMILPVGAASFAEALRMGSEVYHTLKGIIKAKYGQDACNVGDEGGFAPNVQDNREGLVLLTDAIEKAGYTGKIKIGMDVAASEFFTKDGRYDLNFKKQPNDGAHVHSAHGLGELYKQFVNDFPIVSIEDPFDQDDWSSWASLQSSVGVQIVGDDLLVTNPKRIAEAIQKKACNALLLKVNQIGSVTESIQAALDSKAAGWGVMVSHRSGETEDNFIADLSVGLASGQIKTGAPCRSERLAKYNQLLRIEEELGNVRYAGESFRSP from the exons ATGGCTTCTCTTCCTTCCCCACCCACCACTACCACGAATCTCCTCAACAGATCCCTTCTTCCTTCCAAGCCTCAATCTCCGATCATCTCaatcccttcttcttcctcctcgaAGCCTCTTCGTTCACATGGCGTTCGCTGCTCTGTTGCTGCGGCGCCTTCTGTTTCGACCAAGGCGTCCAGGGAATTTAAGTTGAAATCTGTCAAGGCCCGGCAGATCATTGACAGCCGAGGCAATCCGACTGTCGAGGTTGATTTGATTACTGATGATCTCTACCGATCCGCTGTCCCCAGTGGAGCCTCCACTGGGATCTATGAGGCCTTGGAGCTTAGAGATGGCGATAAAAGCGTTTATGGCGGTAAGGGCGTGCTTACTGCTGTTAAGAATATCAATGACATCTTGGCTCCAAAGCTCGTCGGCGTCGATGTCAG AAATCAAGAAGATGTTGATGCAATAATGCTGGAAATTGATGGTACCACAAACAAGTCGAAACTTGGTGCAAATGCTATACTAGGAGTTTCTTTGAGCGTATGCAGAGCTGGTGCTGGCGCCAAGAGACTACCATTATATAGGCACATCCAAGAATTATCAGACACAAAGGAACTTGTTATGCCAGTCCCTGCTTTTAATGTTATAAATGGCGGTAGCCATGCTGGAAATAATCTAGCCATGCAAGAATTTATGATCTTACCAGTAGGTGCTGCATCTTTCGCGGAGGCGCTTCGCATGGGAAGTGAAG TTTATCACACACTGAAGGGAATTATTAAAGCAAAATATGGACAAGATGCCTGCAATGTTGGAGATGAGGGTGGATTTGCTCCAAATGTTCAAGATAACAGAGAGGGATTGGTTTTGCTTACTGATGCCATTGAAAAGGCTGGTTATACAGGAAAG ATCAAGATAGGAATGGATGTTGCAGCTTCAGAGTTTTTCACTAAAGATGGAAGATATGATCTGAACTTCAAGAAACAGCCCAATGATGGAGCTCATGTTCACTCGGCTCATGGCCTTGGTGAACTCTATAAACAGTTTGTCAATGATTTTCCGATTGTTTCCATCGAGGACCCCTTTGATCAAGATGATTGGAGCTCCTGGGCTTCCCTACAATCTTCTGTTGGTGTGCAAATTGTGGGTGATGACTTGCTGGTAACAAATCCTAAGAGAATTGCTGAAGCCATACAGAAGAAGGCTTGTAATGCTTTACTTCTGAAG GTTAACCAGATTGGATCAGTGACTGAATCAATTCAAGCTGCTCTCGATTCAAAGGCTGCTGGTTGGGGTGTGATGGTCAGCCACCGAAGTGGTGAAACTGAAGATAACTTTATTGCCGATCTTTCTGTTGGCTTAGCCAGTGGACAG ATCAAAACCGGAGCTCCATGCCGAAGTGAACGGTTAGCCAAATATAATCAA CTTCTTCGCATTGAAGAAGAACTTGGGAATGTTCGCTATGCCGGCGAGTCTTTCAGATCACCTTAG
- the LOC111793082 gene encoding uridine-cytidine kinase C isoform X1, with translation MPQDTLPSIESPRRRSGLLRDQVQLVRKKDSNRYEILRIQDPLSFDKGFFIVIRACQLLSQNNDGIILVGVAGPSGAGKTVFTEKVLNFIPSIAVITMDNYNDASRIIDGNFDDPRLTDYDTLLENIHGLRQGKSVQVPIYDFKTSSRVGYRTLEVPKSRIVIIEGIYALSEKLRPLLDLRVSITGGVHFDLVKRVLRDIQRAGQEPEEIIHQVSETVYPMYKAFIEPDLQTAHIRIINKFNPFTGFQNPTYILKSTKAVPMDQIKAVISENHKESAEETYDIYLLPPGEDPEACQSYLRMRNRDGKYNLMFEEWVTDIPFIISPRITFEVSVRLLGGLMALGYTIATILKRSSHIFSDDRVCVKIDWLEQLNRKYIQVQGKDRVHVKHIAAQLGLDGSYIPRTYIEQIQLEKLVNDVMALPDDLKTRLSIDDDSVSSPKEALSRASADRRNKYLNRGLSQSFSNRRDKSLSKLTKLAVNSGRFDVRAPDSPAVVSNQGAITQLSEQISTLSERMDEFTTRIDELNSKISTRNVSASQQNLSSQADASNNGSGATSIFISGLSNGALTGSLLSHSLSSSQLAKESPLLEEIQNIARAQRQIILQVDNLSNLLREYSSERSHRGKADNEGMWKIADFESIRNPLLLTLAVGSLGLLLFKSLRNDSF, from the exons ATGCCTCAAGATACGCTTCCTAGCATTGAATCACCTCGGAGGCGTTCTGGCCTTTTGAGAGATCAAGTTCAGTTAGTAAGGAAGAAGGACTCAAATCGATATGAGATACTTAGAATTCAAGATCCTCTGTCGTTTGATAAAGGTTTCTTCATTGTAATTCGGGCATGTCAGTTGCTGTCTCAAAATAATGATGGGATAATCCTAGTTGGAGTGGCAGGCCCTTCTGGAGCTGGGAAGACAGTGTTCACTGAGAAGGTGCTTAACTTTATACCCAGCATTGCTGTTATCACGATGGATAACTACAATGATGCTAGTCGTATCATCGATGGCAACTTTGATG ACCCACGTCTAACGGATTATGATACATTGCTCGAAAATATTCATGGTTTAAGGCAAGGAAAATCAGTCCAGGTTCCTATTTATGATTTCAAGACCAGCAGTCGTGTGGGTTACAG AACTCTTGAAGTCCCCAAGTCAAGAATCGTCATTATTGAGGGCATATATGCTTTAAGTGAAAAACTACGTCCATTGCTAGATCTTCGTGTATCAATCACCGGTGGTGTTCATTTTGACTTGGTTAAACGGGTACTACGCGATATCCAGCGAGCTGGCCAAGAGCCAGAAGAAATAATACATCAAGTTTCCGAAACG GTTTATCCAATGTATAAAGCTTTTATAGAGCCAGATCTTCAGACTGCCCATATAAGAATTATCAACAAATTCAATCCCTTTACTGGTTTCCAGAATCCTACTTACATTCTTAAG TCAACAAAAGCAGTGCCTATGGATCAAATTAAGGCTGTTATATCTGAAAATCACAAGGAATCTGCAGAGGAAACTTATGACATTTATCTTCTACCTCCTGGTGAAGATCCTGAAGCTTGTCAATCCTATCTCAGGATGAGGAACAGGGATGGCAAATACAATCTCATGTTCGAG GAGTGGGTTACAGATATTCCATTCATAATATCGCCTAGAATAACGTTCGAAGTTAGTGTGCGCCTTCTTGGCGGGCTTATGGCACTGGGATACACAATTGCAACCATTCTTAAAAGAAGCAGCCACATATTCTCTGATGATAGGGTGTGTGTCAAGATTGATTGGTTGGAGCAACTTAACCGGAAATATATTCAG GTGCAAGGAAAAGATCGGGTCCATGTTAAGCACATTGCTGCGCAGTTGGGTTTGGATGGTTCCTATATCCCTCGAACCTATATAGAACAAATACAGCTAGAGAAGCTTGTCAACGATGTTATG GCCTTGCCAGATGATTTAAAAACCAGGCTCAGCATAGATGACGATTCAGTTTCGAGTCCAAAGGAAGCCCTTTCCCGAGCTTCTGCAGATAGGAGAAATAAGTACCTAAACCG TGGATTATCACAATCATTTTCCAATCGGAGGGACAAGAGCTTGTCAAAGCTGACAAAGCTTGCTGTTAATAGTGGAAGGTTTGATGTCAGGGCTCCGGATTCACCTGCAGTAGTCTCTAACCAG GGAGCCATTACACAACTTTCAGAACAGATTTCTACTCTCAGCGAGAGGATGGATGAGTTCACAACTCGTATTGATGAGCTGAACTCCAAGATCTCTACTAGAAACGTTTCTGCTAGCCAGCAGAACTTGTCTTCACAAGCCGATGCGAGCAACAACGGCTCTGGGGCAActtcaattttcatatctGGCTTGAGTAATGGTGCCTTAACTGGATCGCTGCTATCTCATTCTTTGTCGTCCTCCCAATTGGCTAAGGAATCTCCCCTGCTAGAAGAG ATACAAAATATAGCACGGGCGCAGCGTCAAATTATCCTCCAAGTTGACAATTTGAGCAATCTTCTCCGGGAGTACTCGAGCGAGAGGAGTCATCGGGGCAAAGCTGACAACGAGGGGATGTGGAAGATTGCTGATTTTGAATCCATCAGAAACCCACTTTTACTAACGCTTGCAGTTGGTAGTTTAGGCTTACTTTTGTTCAAGAGCCTCAGAAATGATTCCTTTTGA
- the LOC111793084 gene encoding protein MIS12 homolog, with protein sequence MEESKGEVVFDSLNLDPHLFINEALNVVDDLVGDAFDFYQSQASAALKTEGSDRSQDLIMGISRVRTLVQSGLDKRLAMWEKYCLNHCFSVPEDFSLPSNDESPADTSISYGCLYDVDLDTELDSLRNKLSEVRKENVELNLEFLVLERKTASSNSQANYFNEALQLYEQSSVNEMFKEMMGTASDLRAKIGKLKRRKMEDSKLTNVDKVHTNGDISHHHKGFSNAKLDDIPEILAYLNL encoded by the exons ATGGAAGAAAGTAAGGGCGAGGTGGTATTCGATTCGCTGAATCTGGATCCACATCTCTTCATTAATGAAGCTCTCAACGTTGTTGACGATTTGGTTGGTGATGCTTTCGATTTCTATCAATC ACAAGCATCAGCCGCCTTGAAGACCGAGGGCTCGGATAGATCCCAGGATCTTATAATG GGAATATCGCGGGTCCGAACTCTCGTCCAATCGGGTCTGGATAAGCGGTTAGCCATGTGGGAGAAGTACTGTCTCAATCACTGTTTTTCAGTCCCTGAAGATTTTTCTTTACCCTCAAAT GATGAATCTCCTGCTGACACTTCGATAAGTTATGGCTGCCTCTATGATGTGGATCTGGATACAGAGCTAGATTCTTTAAGGAATAAGCTCTCGGAG gtcAGAAAAGAGAATGTTGAACTGAACCTGGAATTCCTAGTTTTGGAAAGGAAAACTGCTTCAAGTAACTCCCAAGCCAATTATTTCAACGAAGCATTACAGTTATACGAGCAAAGCTCTGTGAATGAGATGTTCAAGG AAATGATGGGAACTGCATCGGACCTGCGAGCGAAAATAGGAAAGCTGAAGAGAAGGAAGATGGAGGATTCCAAGCTCACTAACGTAGATAAGGTTCATACAAACGGAGACATCTCTCACCATCACAAGG GTTTCTCTAATGCTAAGCTGGATGACATTCCAGAAATTTTAGCCTATTTGAACCTCTGA